Below is a genomic region from Kribbella qitaiheensis.
GCCCGGCCAGGAACTCACCGAGCAACCAACAGGCACCAGCCAGCGCGAGTAGTTGCGGCACGACGGCGAGCGGGACGGAACCGCCCGGGACCAGGACGTGCCCGGTCACCGCGACCGCGACGCTCAGCGTCACGACAGCGGAGGTCGCACTCGTCTCGGCACGCAAACCGGTCACCTTCGTCGTCAGGGCGGCAGCAGCGTGACCGGGATGGGCGGGTCCCGCTGCTGACCATCGTTCCACAGCCACTACGCGCGGGCAGCCGACATCGGTTCCCCCTTGTTGCGGGAACGGTTACGGACTTTTCACTGCTTGGCCGTGAAGGCCTCGACCGCCGCGTAGAACGCCTCGGGCTCCTCGAGGTGGCCGAAATGGCCGCTGTCGTGCAGGACGATCAGCTCGGAGTCCTCGATCCCGTGGTGCAACTGCCGGCCCCACTTCTCGCCGCAGATGAAGTCGTACTCACCGACGATGACCAGCACCGGTACGGCGATCGCGCCGAGCCTGTCGCGGACGTCCCAGGGCGCGGGCTGCCGGTTCGGGTCGACCGTGATGTCGACCAGCGATTCCCAGTCCGCGATCCGGTCCTTGATCGCGGGGTAGTCCTTGAAATAGACGGGCAGCAGCCGGCCGAGTGCGTCGAGCTGGCTCGCCTTGTCCTCTTCGGTTTCCTCGGTCCACGCCGCGATCACCTGCGCCGCGAGCGGATCCCCGGCCGGCCTGCGAGCGGCGTACGCCTCGATCTGGCGGAACGCCTCCTCGCCGAGCTCCTGCCCGTTGAACGCCATCCCGTCGTACACAATGACTCCGGCGAGGTGCTCGGGATAGTCGAGCGCGAACTGCAGCGCGACGAAACCACCGTGCGAATGGCCCAGGAAGAACACCTTTCCGGCATCGAGGTGCTGGGCAACCTGGTCCGCGAAGTACGCATACCGCGCCACGCTGTAGTCGCCGTCCGGCAGCAGCCCGGAGTTCCCGGTGCCGACGGGCTCGACGTACACCATCGTCAGGTGCTTCTCCAGCTCCGGCATCCGCAGGTAGTCGTAGTGGATCCCGGGCCCACCCGAGTGCACCAGGCAGACCGGACCGTCCCCAGCGACGTGATAGCTGACCTTCACGCCGTCGACCATGATCTCCATACGGTCAGTTTGCCCCAGGCATCCAACCGATCCGGCCACCGGCCGCACTCGTCAGGGATGATGTGCGGATGGGTGAGACGGAAGTTGTGGCGGTGCTGGAGGTTGGCGGGAGTCATGTGACGGCGGCTTCGGTCCGGCCGGGGTCGTGGCAGGTCGAGGTGGCGCAGCGGGCGACGCTCGACTCCAAGGGGTCGGCGGGGGCGATCGTCGAAGCGCTGGCCGCCGCGGCCCGGCAGTTGCCATTGGCAACTGGGCTGGCGGTGGCGCTGCCGGGGCCGTTCGACTACGAGACCGGCGTCGCCTGGTATCGCCTGGACAAGTTCGCCGCGCTCTACGGGCTGGATCTGCGCAAGGCTCTGCGGGAGTCGCTCGGCGTCGAGCAGGTGGTGTTCCTGAACGACGCGGAGGCGTTCTCGGTCGGCGAGTGGGCCGCGGGCGCGCTCCGCGGCCAGGACCGCTGCGTCGGCGTCACCATCGGGACCGGGATCGGGTCGGGCTTCCTCGACGACGGCCGCGCGGTGCGGACCGGCGACAGCGTGCCGCCCGGCGGCGAGCTCTACCGCACCGACTACCGGGGCAAGCCGTTGGAGGACTGGATCTCGGCCCGGGCGATCCTGCGCCTGTACTCCGAGCGCGCGGGCGCCCTGCCCGAGAACTGGGGCGTCAAGGAGGTCGCCGATCACGCGCGTGGCGGTGATGCGGTCGCACGTCAGGTGCTGCTGGACACCTTCGGGGTGCTGGCCGAGGTGCTGGGCGGCTGGCTCGAACGGTTCGGCGCGAGCCGCGTAGTACTGGGTGGTGCGATCTCCGGGGCGTTCGATGTGGTCGAGTCGGTCTTCCCGTTCCACGCCGCCGCGACGGCCGATACGGAGCACTCCGCGATCCTCGGCGCGGCCGCTCATTTCGCTCGGAACTAAGGTGGCTGGATGGCCGCTCGCAAACCCGCTGTCCGGATCGCCACGCCT
It encodes:
- a CDS encoding alpha/beta fold hydrolase: MEIMVDGVKVSYHVAGDGPVCLVHSGGPGIHYDYLRMPELEKHLTMVYVEPVGTGNSGLLPDGDYSVARYAYFADQVAQHLDAGKVFFLGHSHGGFVALQFALDYPEHLAGVIVYDGMAFNGQELGEEAFRQIEAYAARRPAGDPLAAQVIAAWTEETEEDKASQLDALGRLLPVYFKDYPAIKDRIADWESLVDITVDPNRQPAPWDVRDRLGAIAVPVLVIVGEYDFICGEKWGRQLHHGIEDSELIVLHDSGHFGHLEEPEAFYAAVEAFTAKQ
- a CDS encoding ROK family protein, coding for MGETEVVAVLEVGGSHVTAASVRPGSWQVEVAQRATLDSKGSAGAIVEALAAAARQLPLATGLAVALPGPFDYETGVAWYRLDKFAALYGLDLRKALRESLGVEQVVFLNDAEAFSVGEWAAGALRGQDRCVGVTIGTGIGSGFLDDGRAVRTGDSVPPGGELYRTDYRGKPLEDWISARAILRLYSERAGALPENWGVKEVADHARGGDAVARQVLLDTFGVLAEVLGGWLERFGASRVVLGGAISGAFDVVESVFPFHAAATADTEHSAILGAAAHFARN